CACGAAGTCCTGGAACTGGTCGTTCTTGGCGACGAAGTCGGTCTCGGAGTTCACCTCGACGGCAACGCCCTTGGTGCCGGTGACGGCAACGCCGACCAGGCCTTCAGCGGCGGTGCGGCTGGACTTCTTGGCGGCAGCGGCCAGACCGCGAGCGCGCAGCGCGTCGACGGCGGCTTCGAGGTCGCCATTGGTCTCGTCGAGAGCCTTCTTGCAGTCCATCATGCCGGCGCCAGTGCGCTCGCGCAGGTTCTTCACGTCAGCGGCGGTATAAGCCATCGCTCAAATCCTCTTTGCTGGGATGGAGGCCCGTAGCGGGCCTCTGAATTACCAGAGCTGCAACCGCAGCCCGGAACATGGAAACGCGCCAGGCCCATTGGACCCGGCGCGCGACAATTCCATGACGAAAGTGTCGTCGGCCGGGGCCTATCAGGCTGCGGTGGTCTCGGCGACGGCTTCCTCGACCGGAGCGTCCAGGGCGCCGATGTCGATGCCGCTGTCGATCACGGCTTCACGGCCGCCCTTGGTCGCTGCCTTGGCGATCGCTTCGCAGTACAGGCGAACGGCGCGGCTGGCGTCGTCGTTGCCCGGGATCGGGAACGAGATGCCCTGCGGGTTTACGTTGGTGTCGAGCACGGCAATGACCGGGATGCCAAGAACGTTGGCTTCCTTGATGGCCAGCTCTTCCTTGTTGGCGTCGATCACGAACATCACGTCCGGGATACCGCCCATGTCGCGGATACCACCGAGCGATGCTTCAAGCTTGTCGCGCTCGCGCGTCAGCTGGAGGACTTCCTTCTTGGTCAGACCGGCGGTGTCGCCAGCAAGCTGCTCTTCAAGAGCCTTGAAGCGCTTGATCGAACCC
The DNA window shown above is from Novosphingobium sp. P6W and carries:
- the rpsB gene encoding 30S ribosomal protein S2, with translation MAAPVVTMSQLIEAGAHFGHQTHRWNPRMKPYIFGARNGIHIIDLSQTVPLFARALDFVQSTVQAGGKVLFVGTKRQAQEPIAQAARACGQHFVNHRWLGGMLTNWKTISGSIKRFKALEEQLAGDTAGLTKKEVLQLTRERDKLEASLGGIRDMGGIPDVMFVIDANKEELAIKEANVLGIPVIAVLDTNVNPQGISFPIPGNDDASRAVRLYCEAIAKAATKGGREAVIDSGIDIGALDAPVEEAVAETTAA